A single window of Buteo buteo chromosome 15, bButBut1.hap1.1, whole genome shotgun sequence DNA harbors:
- the ZNF451 gene encoding E3 SUMO-protein ligase ZNF451, with the protein EMKAGVPLPFPSYAKNLLISLCKEVPFQVKCISCYQILRSHMELTAHFRTRCRNSGPVALSKKSISQVAEIFKTKGHCENCDKLFADKNQITQHKQTTQHNIKVLTTMEESILMFCHINGKNKNQSHLCHIMDRSRPLLKRHLTLNESTSEMGSTPSKRKSDSKDKNEDHVANQSQGSACKVKAWFCECLQKFFTEESVEKHILSANRICHKCAVCGKLAENSSIIRLHMSRFHGGAHLTNFLLWCRACSVDLLREEDIMGHVSEFHGGHSYYYEQEALEDEPMPSASDAACISAGERKDCIPSPMELSSEKSPILGKWQCHICEEMFESEESVKQHCMSLESHAFHRYCCGLCRNHFRKVGTLQRHFQEHHNQEIQTKYFCGLCGNLFFDTEEEFLIHYKEIHSMDYAFVPEQMEVSIKKEEDFLPVEEGDRLTCGCRTTYVSKANRKHDYGNCQKAMLQKGNLWFRCCFCSATAQNFADLNSHLSSHTPLKHKGEMYVVRCAACNKNFDDLQSAHQHYHMKHCFLQKPDLSSLASELENTVFKFTASGACVDRRPHKLKFQASPSKTQERPQSSPLQGPVQGKKEKKENSTYSEESGEDGELPDLDYLSTMTHIVLVDLDNWGSLFTQLPANLNQGTFIWGFQGGYSNWKPPVQCKIYNYLKRIGCFFLHPRCGTRREAADFALCVHAGRLDEHLPKQIPFTILSGDKSFLELETQFKMTQRSARILNPHHIEGDMMCALLNSISDTTKGSDSEEDENIRLTVKRSLEETKKQEEQDAELEEAIKRSLEEM; encoded by the exons ATGAAATGAAGGCTGGTGTTCCTCTACCTTTCCCATCCTATGCAAAGAACCTTCTGATATCTCTGTGCAAAGAGGTCCCCTTCCAAGTGAAGTGTATATCCTGCTACCAGATACTACGCTCGCATATGGAATTAACGGCTCATTTCAG AACACGTTGTCGTAATTCTGGGCCCGTAGCACTGTCAAAGAAGAGCATCTCCCAAGTTGCagagatatttaaaacaaaaggtcaCTGTGAGAACTGTGATAAACTGTTTGCTGATAAGAATCAGATCACCCAGCATAAGCAAACCACTCAACATAACATTAAAGTTCTTACTACAATGGAAGAGTCCATCTTGATGTTCTGTCAtatcaatggaaaaaataaaaatcagtctcATTTGTGCCATATTATGGATCGGTCAAGACCACTGCTTAAAAGACATTTGACTTTGAATGAGTCTACCAGTGAAATGGGGTCTACTCCTTCAAAACGGAAGAGCGattcaaaagataaaaatgaagatCATGTAGCAAACCAAAGTCAGGGCAGTGCTTGCAAAGTAAAAGCCTGGTTTTGTGAATGTCTTCAAAAGTTTTTTACAGAAGAGTCAGTAGAAAAGCACATTCTATCAGCAAATCGGATCTGTCACAAGTGTGCTGTGTGTGGAAAGCTTGCTGAAAATTCGAGCATTATCCGCCTGCATATGAGTCGATTCCATGGGGGAGCACACTTGactaattttcttctctggtgCAGAGCATGCTCTGTAGATCTCCTCAGAGAAGAGGATATTATGGGACACGTGAGTGAATTTCATGGTGGACATAGTTACTATTATGAGCAAGAAGCTTTAGAAGATGAGCCTATGCCATCTGCTTCTGACGCAGCATGCATTTCTGCAGGTGAAAGGAAAGACTGCATTCCTAGTCCTATGGAACTCTCCTCTGAAAAAAGTCCTATTCTGGGAAAATGGCAATGCCACATTTGTGAAGAGATGTTTGAATCTGAAGAGAGTGTTAAACAGCATTGCATGTCATTAGAAAGCCATGCATTTCACAGATACTGCTGTGGCTTATGCAGAAATCACTTTCGGAAAGTAGGAACGCTACAGCGACACTTCCAAGAGCATCATAACCAGGAGATACAGACTAAATACTTCTGTGGCCTTTGTGGTAATCTCTTTTTTGACACAGAAGAAGAATTTCTAATCCATTATAAGGAGATTCATAGCATGGACTATGCGTTTGTGCCTGAGCAGATGGAAGTATcaataaaaaaagaggaggacTTCCTCCCAGTAGAAGAAGGAGACCGTTTAACCTGTGGTTGCCGGACAACTTATGTCTCCAAAGCAAACAGGAAGCACGATTATGGGAATTGTCAGAAAGCCATGctgcaaaaaggaaatttatGGTTTCgatgctgcttctgttctgcaACTGCACAGAATTTTGCTGATTTGAACAGTCACCTCAGCAGTCACACGCCACTGAAACATAAGGGAGAGATGTATGTTGTTAGATGTGCTGCATGCAACAAAAACTTTGACGATCTTCAGAGTGCACATCAGCACTATCACATGAAACACTGCTTCTTGCAGAAACCTGATCTATCAAGTCTTGCATCAGAATTGGAAAATACAGTATTCAAGTTCACAGCAAGTGGGGCTTGTGTGGACAGAAGACCTCACAAACTAAAATTTCAAGCATCTCCATCCAAGACTCAGGAAAGACCACAATCGTCTCCTCTGCAGGGACCAgtacagggaaagaaagaaaaaaaagagaactcaACATACTCTGAAGAATCTGGTGAAG ATGGTGAACTTCCTGATCTTGACTACCTGAGTACCATGACTCACATTGTGTTGGTGGATCTGGACAACTGGGGAAGCTTATTCACGCAGCTGCCAGCTAACCTGAACCAAGGGACGTTTATCTGGGGTTTTCAAG GAGGATACAGCAACTGGAAACCTCCAGTGCAGTGCAAAATTTACAATTATCTTAAGAGGATTGgatgtttctttcttcatccACGTTGTGGTaccagaagagaagcagcagacttTGCTCTCTGTGTTCAT GCTGGTCGTCTGGATGAGCACCTGCCCAAGCAAATTCCTTTCACCATACTTTCTGGAGACAAAAGCTTCTTGGAACTGGAAACTCAATTTAAGATGACCCAGCGGTCAGCTCGCATCCTAAATCCTCACCACATTGAAGGAGACATGATGTGTGCCTTGCTAAACAGCATTTCAGATACCACAAAAG